The following nucleotide sequence is from Zea mays cultivar B73 chromosome 1, Zm-B73-REFERENCE-NAM-5.0, whole genome shotgun sequence.
TCTCATACAAGAAATCAGCAACGTGGTCATCAACAATTTGCTGGGCCTCCTTGCCTTTGTTTGTGCAGTGCTCTAGAGTGGACTGGGAAGCTTTGTTGCTGTGTCATTCAGCAATCACTTGTTCTGGGCTCTTGCAAAGCATGGCAGCTACTGATTTACTACCTTTTTGAGTAGCTGGCTTCGGAGGAGCAGAGACAACAAAGGAGGACATTGCAGCTTGAGAAACCTTCTACTTTGCTTGCTTGTATTTAGTACCAGAACTTGGTTCAAATTGAACGGGGGCAGTAGTAGCATCGTCTTCTCCTTCTATACTTCCATCGTCATCCAAAACAAGTGCAGACCTTGTGTTCTTCTTAAGATAAGCTTGAATGTCATTTGAAACAACCTCTGGGACCCTTGCACACTTCATCGTGTCGCCGAATCCGTTGGTGAGGTGCTGTTTGAACCTCTTTATTCCAGAGGGCACCACTTTCATGCAAAAGATACATTGCACGAACTCCTTCTTAGATGGATCAGGCCACCAACCGAACTTCCAGCTAGGGTCCTGTGACTTAGCCTTCCGCTTCGAATCGTTAGCTTGTTCAGCATGGTCTGGAGGCAGACCTGCTATTGCCTTGTCAGTAAGCGTGCTTGAGTCTGCAGCAGTTGACGACGCCGACGGAACATGATCTATGCTGCCAGTTTCAGCCACAGAGGACGCCTTCCCTCGGACAATTTGGGACTGCGGAAAGATGACTTGAACAGCAGCAGCACGACGTCCATCACCATGATGTCCATGCATATCTGTGACATCAAACATCTTAATAGCAGCTCTGCCTCTAGAGTCTAGACCTTGCTGAACAAAGAGGAATGAAGAatagagggggggggggagagagcagAGAACAAAGAGTGAAGAACAGGCAAAAGTAGCTGCAGCACAACATCCATACCTTTAGAAGAGCTGCTCATCTTTGGTTGGACTTCTCAGCAGCTGTTTTTCTCGACTAAAATGGCGGagaaggctgctgctgctgaCTGCTCATGTCTAAAATGGGGGAGAAGGCTGGTGCTGCTGACTGCTCACGTCCAAAATGTCTTTTGGCCTCCCAGGCAGCATTTAAAGGGTTGCTGACTGCTCACGTCTACCTAGGCTGTATCTGAAGGGATTGGGCGTCCTTTGGCCTCCCCAAGACAACATTTAAGCCTAAAATGGCTTTTGGTCTACCAGGCCTATCGGCTGATCGCCCAACACCGCGATTAATCTCTATAAATCGCGATTAGGTGGACGATAAGGACGATCAGCTACCCTGATCGAATCGTGACACCTTATCGAGTTCTAACAACCGATCAGACCGACTAATCGCGACTAattgcgattagtcggacgatatGTAATCAAAGGTTTGAGGGGTCTTCTTCCAAATGATATCACAGCTGTAATATTTGAGTTGTCTGCTTATTTTCGAGGGTTATGTTCTAAAGTGCTTCATGTTAACGAGTTGGACCATATGGAAAAATCAATTGGCATCACTCTATGCAAAATGGAGATGATCTTTCCACCAGGTTTTTTCACGGTTATGGTTCATTTAGTAGTCCATCTAGCAACTGAATGTAAGTTTGGTGGACCAGTTAACTATAGATGGATGTATTTTATTGAGAGGTACATCTTCTAACTATTACATGATTCATGTTATAAGAATTTGTTGTGGGGTTGAATAATTCACTTGTCTTGCGTTGGTTGTAGGTACCTAGGAAAATTGAAATCATATGTTCGGAACAAAGCATATCCAGAAGCTTCAATAGCAAATTCATTCTTGGAAGATGAATGTATGGTGTTTTGTTCTAGGTACATAGAAGATTTTGCACCAAGAATAATAAACCATCAAGGAACGATGATAGTTTGGACCGTACCCAATCGAAGACGGTTGGACAAGATTCATATTTATTCCCTTCAGTAGAGAAATCATTGGGAAAACCAGCCAATTTTAAATTAAGTCATCTAGAGAAATTGCAAGCGCATAGATATGTGTTGTACAATTGTGATGTTGTTAATCCATATCTAAAGTAAGTGTTTTGGTTAACTAATGAACTATGCATATAGATTATGAATTATATAATTATATGGTAATCATGGTATAGGGAACATGCTTCTAATCTGAAACAAAAGAGACGCGACTGTCGCCTAACTCCTAAAGATATTGAGCACATACAGAATAAAGAATTTTCAGAATGGTTTAGACAACATGTAAGTAGCCTAATCTGATATTTATATTGAATGGAATTTGGTAAGATGGCATCGTTCTTGTAAAATTTGATTGATGGACATAACCAACACAGTTTAAAAAAATGCATAGTAATTAGGTATATGTCCCTCAACTATTGGTATAAAAGTTATTTGTTTGTTTTTAATTTAGGTCATTGTGATGTGGTAACTGGTAATGGCACGGGGGAGGAAACAACACATTACTAATTGTCATGATGAATACTTGTATGAGGACCATATTGGAGAAAAAAGTTCTCACAAAATATTTGCATCATCTAAACAAAACATAAGTACCGGTGAAGACCAATTAGACAGTGGAAGCGATAATGAGTCCCAAGGTATGCACACGGTACTTATAATACTGCACCTTGTCTTTATGGATACTTACATATGTCAATTTCAATATTGAAAGTTGTTTTTTGGAGGCTTAACAATGTCAAATAACATAAATGGAGAGGACCAATTTGATGGTGCTGATGAAATTGAGACTAATGCCAGAGGTAAACTATTATGTTTTTTGGAGATTATTATGTTTTAATCACTACAATCATTTTTTTGCAATGGTAAACTGTACAGATGAGGTTGAAGAGGTAAAAAGGCGTGGGAGGACAAAACTTATTAATGTTTGGAACATTCCAAGAGGCCATAGGATTGTAGTTAATTGTAATGAGCTGAACCAGCCTATTGGAGAGGAGGCAGGAGTGCTTGCAAAATTCCTTGGCATGGTTGCTAGGAATGGCTCCTTGTGTAGCTTAAGCTTCAAGGATTGGAGACTACTGATAGGAAAGAAAGACATGAACAATAAACAAATCAATAAGGAGGTCATTCTTaatcaagtaaaggtaaactttCACATTTCTTTTCCGATTGCTATTCATTAATAGAATACTTTCACAGATATTTTCCAATGGTTATGCAGAAGAGATTTCTTTACcctgcacgcatggaaacatgGGTACTACGAACAATTGGAGAGAGATGGAGGCAACACAAGACCAATTTGAAATCCATTTTTTTTTGACCCACATAAGAACCAAGATGCTAATAATAGTAATGCTCCTGATGGTGTACTAGCTGATCAGTGGGTTGCCCTTGTCAATAATTGGATGACCCCTAAAACACAGGTACATGACCATAGTCACGGTAATTATTTACAAATTTATTTGAGGAAACATCTTATTATGTTGTGTTCCTGTTTTTACTATTTCTTTGTAGGATTTAAGTGAGACCAATAGGATAAATTgtacaagaagaaaggcaatgcaTACATCTGGAACAAAAAGCTTCGCTAGAAATAGAGAAGATTTGGTATATCTTTTATAAATATATTTGTGAACATGTTCCTTAGATATGTTAAACATTCATATTAATTGCAGTAGCTCAATGATATATATTGATTTACATGTTTACAGAGGGAAAATGATCCTGAAAAGAAATACCCTCACAGGGCTATTTTGTATATCCATACCCACAAGTCTAACATCAGCAAGAACAGGAATGCACATGTGGTACATAAATTGCAAAAATATGTTTCATTTTTTCCAAATCAAATACTTCTTCCATGATGTTTATTGAGCACTCTAATTCTTTTGCAAGGGTGAATTGAAGGCACTTTTAGCACAACAACCTGATTTAGCAGACACTAGTAATGGAAAGGTTGCATGGGAAGGATATGCACTAAACAAAATATTAGGCGCGGAAAAGCCTGGTCATGTGCATGGTTTGGGCCTTGTTCCAAATCCAAAACAGGTGTTTGACACCTCGACATCAAGGAGTATGAAGAATCTAAATGTAACCACTTTGGATGAAACATCAAGTGAAGATGTAGTAGCTCTAAGACTTGAATTGGAAAAACTTCAAAATCGTGTACAAAAGCAAGATGATACTATACTAGATTTGCAGCATGCCTTGGAACAACAGAAAGTGCAGCATGTAAATCCAATTACCTTTATTTTCTTAGTCACTAAAAAATATATTTACTTAGCTTTTTCTAATCTAATATTTTGTTGTTGTTATAGGGATGTGTAGATGCTCCTTTATCGGcaccaaaagatgttcacaatacTATGAAACGGAAAGTAAGTATCTCTATGAAACTATATATGTTTACTGAATTTTTTCGTACATATATCTAAAAGTGATATATATTATTTTCCCTATAACAGCAAATTTATTGTCAACTTCGTAATGAAGATTCTAGTATGCTTGATGAACTGAATAACACAATGGTATTAATGTGGTACCATGAATTCCATCttaaatttaatttttttcaagCTACCATTCGTCCAATAATTATATAgggggatgaaaatgaagatgatgAGTATGAGGAACTGCAGGCACAATAAAAATGTTCTAAAATTCAGGATAAGGTGAGTAAACTATACTCTTAAAGGCTAGACTCTACAGACCTCCCATTATAACTTCATATTGTTACCTGTAGACAAATGCCTCAGAAGCCCAATATGGAAAATTACACCAAAGCAAAAAAGGTTCTATGTTGCAAAAGCTCAACTTTATCCCCTCTTTTGATGCATAGATAAATCCTATCTTATCAAGGCGTACTATACTTCAATAATCTCCATTCAGCCAACAATTCATTCTTTTAACCTAAGTTAGATTTCTTTGTCTTTGTTCAGTGGCGGGTAACCATGTGTTTGATGGTAACCATTGGATGTTTGTCTTGGGTAAAATTGGATTTAGATGAAGCTTTCTCTAGTATTTCTATTATAAACTACAATTTAATCTTATATTCATTATTTTGTTAAGTATTAGTAGTaagtgatcaattcatctgggaaTTTTGGTGCTTGCCCACTTAATATAATGTGCAGATCATGAGGTAGACAGGGTTACTGAAtgattgtaaaatgcatagatgtAGTTGTTTTCCTCACTTTTTTTTGTAAAGGATTAATTCTCTAATCCCTGCTATGAATACTATCTTAATTACCCATAAACACATGTTTATTGTTGTTATCTTAACATATCACATCCATTTTTAACCTACATTTCGATGAGCTATGTTGCTACTGTATCTTTCCTTTCCCCTTTGGTTTGACATGGTAAGCATTATTCCCTTTTCAGTTTCACCATGTAACATGAAGCAATTTGTATTTAGTGGCTTCTAGTGATCAGACCACATGTGGTAGCAACATGCTGTTCCTATTGCTTTCAGAGATAATATGCTCAACCTTTGCAACACTGAGTTGCATAGAACTACCCTTGTTGAGCTCTCCAAGGTCCCTCCTGTGTCTTTCCTTTTCTGCAGATTATAAATCTCAGCAA
It contains:
- the LOC103640428 gene encoding uncharacterized protein, with the translated sequence MTPKTQDLSETNRINCTRRKAMHTSGTKSFARNREDLRENDPEKKYPHRAILYIHTHKSNISKNRNAHVGELKALLAQQPDLADTSNGKVAWEGYALNKILGAEKPGHVHGLGLVPNPKQVFDTSTSRSMKNLNVTTLDETSSEDVVALRLELEKLQNRVQKQDDTILDLQHALEQQKVQHGCVDAPLSAPKDVHNTMKRKGDENEDDEYEELQAQ